From Waddliaceae bacterium, a single genomic window includes:
- the rsmI gene encoding 16S rRNA (cytidine(1402)-2'-O)-methyltransferase: MLYLVSTPIGNLSDITFRAVEILKSCDYILCEDTRHSRNLLNHYDIGIPLKSFHAFNESSREDSILEDLRSGSDIALISDAGTPGISDPGERLVQRCHDEDLVVSPIPGASAVVAAVSSSGLATAPFQFFGFLPRKSSELKKALINILLYPGTTVCYESPHRLLATVDALAALSPSRMFTVCREMTKKFEEIRRDTAEGHKDYWRSATIKGEIAIVIAGNSEEKNSACQDLSPEEHVAIIEEEYSITRKEAIKIVAELRNVPKREIYNNINK, translated from the coding sequence ATGTTATATCTTGTTTCCACTCCTATCGGCAACCTTTCGGACATCACCTTCCGTGCTGTCGAGATATTAAAGTCTTGCGACTACATCTTATGCGAAGACACGCGCCACAGCCGTAACCTTTTAAATCACTACGACATCGGAATTCCTCTGAAAAGTTTCCACGCCTTCAACGAATCCTCCCGCGAAGATTCTATCCTCGAAGACCTACGTTCTGGCAGCGACATCGCTCTCATCTCCGACGCAGGAACTCCTGGCATCTCCGACCCCGGCGAGCGCCTTGTCCAGCGTTGTCACGACGAAGACCTTGTCGTATCACCTATTCCCGGCGCTAGTGCTGTCGTCGCTGCAGTGTCATCTTCTGGTCTTGCCACTGCTCCTTTCCAGTTTTTCGGTTTCCTTCCCAGGAAATCTTCGGAGCTGAAAAAAGCTCTTATCAACATCCTTCTATACCCGGGGACGACGGTATGTTACGAGTCGCCACACCGCCTTCTTGCTACAGTAGATGCCCTCGCCGCACTGTCGCCGTCGCGGATGTTTACGGTATGTCGTGAGATGACGAAGAAATTCGAAGAGATCCGCCGCGACACCGCCGAAGGACACAAAGATTATTGGCGTTCTGCTACTATAAAAGGCGAGATAGCCATTGTCATCGCTGGCAACAGCGAAGAGAAAAACTCTGCGTGTCAAGACCTTTCGCCCGAAGAACACGTCGCTATTATCGAAGAAGAATATTCCATTACGCGCAAAGAAGCGATAAAGATCGTCGCAGAGCTTCGCAATGTTCCGAAGCGTGAGATCTATAATAATATCAACAAATAA
- a CDS encoding alpha/beta hydrolase produces MSKDKHQENLNVVRLGDGKNPIIMLHGWGVSHKTLYPLGELLSLDTDVHLVDLPGFGASSQPEGVWGSYEYATRMIRYMDDNGIEAADIIGHSFGGRVAIMMASRYPERVGKAVLIASAGIIPKRSFRKNCRISAIKAMRALVKGTDAVFKTSLFRNWFVPRYASRDYLAAGDMKDILVKTVNEDLSEEAVSVKAPTLMLWGDKDLETPLSCGQRLNDLIVASTLVTLQGKDHNPFDGAGAHLCAHHIIPFLGEERR; encoded by the coding sequence ATGTCTAAAGACAAGCATCAGGAAAATCTCAATGTCGTACGTCTTGGCGATGGTAAGAATCCTATCATTATGCTCCACGGCTGGGGCGTATCGCATAAGACGTTGTATCCCCTAGGAGAGCTTCTTAGCCTCGATACCGACGTTCACCTCGTTGATCTTCCAGGTTTTGGTGCCTCTTCGCAGCCTGAAGGCGTATGGGGTTCGTACGAATATGCTACTAGGATGATACGGTATATGGACGACAATGGCATAGAAGCCGCCGACATAATAGGACATTCTTTCGGCGGTAGGGTTGCTATCATGATGGCGTCGCGATATCCCGAGCGTGTCGGCAAAGCCGTCCTCATCGCCTCTGCAGGGATTATCCCTAAGCGTTCCTTCAGGAAGAATTGTAGGATATCGGCGATAAAAGCTATGAGGGCGCTGGTAAAAGGCACTGACGCCGTCTTTAAGACGTCGTTATTCAGAAACTGGTTCGTGCCTAGGTATGCTTCGCGCGACTATCTCGCCGCTGGCGATATGAAAGACATCCTTGTCAAGACAGTCAACGAAGACCTTTCTGAAGAGGCTGTTTCTGTAAAAGCCCCTACGCTAATGTTGTGGGGCGATAAAGACCTAGAGACGCCGCTATCGTGTGGGCAGCGCCTTAATGACCTCATTGTCGCGTCGACACTGGTGACGCTGCAGGGCAAAGATCACAATCCTTTCGATGGCGCCGGCGCACACCTCTGCGCGCATCATATTATACCATTTCTCGGGGAGGAACGCCGATGA
- a CDS encoding UDP-N-acetylmuramoyl-tripeptide--D-alanyl-D-alanine ligase, whose amino-acid sequence MILSWVIAAYAVAGSFMVFRYRLRHYLRYFQQEEYDGKRFLLWVGECNAFDKKTLVVALLAMALTSFVPYHLVITAIAATMLAVTAFSGEDPTTSGKKTLIMTPRAIRIYRLSVVLYSTAIVVGATAALALGRHGAFPVLWFLLLLLSQSVPLWLLLATKILSPGEKRRQRKYSLEAKRILADVDPYVVGITGSYGKTSTKHILGEMLQTTLGTTFWPDKGVNTVMGITREIREKLSPGTEYAVIEMGAYHQGSIQKLCDFTPPQAAIITAVGICHLERFGSEEAIYRGKEELAKAVPDDGIIVCNGDDTGARNIAKGNPKMTTLLYGFDNSKEDLDCWMSSYAVVDSGMTFTIDWKGKEYQGSAPFFGTTALSNGMAAFAMACALGADAEFALGVLCSHEPVDNRLQVKKSGGVTYVNDAYNSNPVGFAAALDVAKALPAKKRIIMTPGMIELGDRQEAENNKAARKAGSFCDYAIVVGETNRKSIAKGLRDGGMPEENIFLCNSRDDAFHNLAIVADDGDAVLIENDLPDLYETKVRF is encoded by the coding sequence ATGATATTATCATGGGTTATAGCAGCGTATGCTGTGGCAGGTTCTTTTATGGTATTCAGATACCGTCTTCGTCACTACCTAAGATATTTCCAGCAGGAAGAGTATGACGGCAAAAGATTCTTGCTGTGGGTAGGGGAATGTAATGCTTTCGATAAGAAAACATTGGTAGTGGCGCTCTTAGCGATGGCGTTGACATCCTTTGTGCCATATCACCTCGTTATCACAGCAATAGCAGCGACGATGTTGGCGGTGACGGCGTTTTCAGGAGAAGACCCTACGACGTCTGGGAAGAAAACACTTATTATGACTCCACGGGCGATACGGATATACCGCCTTTCTGTTGTACTGTATTCTACGGCGATTGTCGTCGGTGCCACGGCGGCGCTAGCGTTAGGAAGACATGGCGCTTTCCCGGTATTATGGTTTCTTCTGCTTTTGCTGTCACAAAGTGTGCCTTTATGGCTTCTCCTCGCTACAAAAATCTTGTCTCCAGGAGAGAAGAGGCGCCAGAGAAAATATTCTTTAGAAGCAAAAAGAATTCTTGCCGATGTCGACCCTTATGTTGTAGGGATAACAGGCAGTTATGGAAAAACTAGCACGAAACATATCCTCGGAGAGATGCTACAGACGACGCTAGGGACGACTTTCTGGCCTGACAAAGGTGTAAACACTGTCATGGGGATAACGCGGGAAATCCGGGAGAAGCTGTCACCAGGAACGGAATATGCCGTAATAGAAATGGGAGCATATCATCAGGGATCGATACAGAAGCTGTGCGACTTCACACCGCCACAGGCAGCGATAATAACAGCAGTAGGGATTTGCCACCTTGAGCGTTTCGGCAGCGAAGAAGCAATATATCGCGGAAAGGAAGAACTCGCTAAAGCCGTCCCTGATGATGGTATCATCGTATGTAATGGCGATGACACGGGAGCGCGAAATATTGCAAAAGGGAACCCCAAGATGACGACGCTGTTATACGGCTTCGACAACAGCAAAGAAGACCTCGACTGCTGGATGTCGTCGTATGCCGTTGTCGACAGCGGGATGACGTTTACAATAGACTGGAAAGGAAAAGAATATCAGGGAAGCGCGCCATTCTTCGGTACCACGGCGCTTTCTAACGGAATGGCAGCGTTCGCCATGGCTTGTGCTCTAGGCGCCGATGCCGAGTTCGCCTTGGGGGTTTTGTGCTCTCATGAGCCTGTAGACAACAGGCTGCAGGTGAAGAAATCCGGCGGCGTAACATATGTCAACGACGCATACAACTCCAACCCCGTAGGTTTTGCTGCGGCACTAGACGTCGCCAAAGCCCTTCCCGCAAAGAAACGTATTATCATGACGCCAGGGATGATAGAGCTCGGCGACAGACAAGAAGCTGAGAATAATAAAGCAGCACGAAAAGCAGGAAGCTTCTGTGACTACGCCATCGTTGTCGGAGAAACCAACAGAAAATCTATCGCAAAAGGTCTTCGCGATGGAGGGATGCCAGAGGAGAACATATTCTTATGCAACAGCCGCGACGATGCTTTCCATAACCTCGCAATTGTAGCAGATGACGGCGATGCCGTCCTCATTGAAAATGACCTCCCTGATCTATATGAAACGAAGGTGAGGTTTTAA
- a CDS encoding D-alanine--D-alanine ligase, translating to MKKKQIAVLFGGRSVEHEISIITALQLIEAMDTTRYDAIPVYVDQKGKWYCGEKLYDKDFYRTMPGSLKDVAQVTLMPHPRSQGLTVVDKKNKTIPVDVYLLAFHGQYGEDGCVQGLLELADAPYTGCDVMASSLAMNKEHCKAVLKAHDIPVLPGIRIKRDDAQRSFNDVRTKIFATKGLETFPLFVKPCHLGSSVGIGKASDMPSLNAALANAFKYDTEIIVEKCVEELLEVNISVIEGDTPKASAVEIPISSGDALSYEDKYLRGGKNKGKSNTQGMAGLTRDIDPQNLDVAIKEKIREYALKAYDIIGCGGVVRFDFMVDTANDAIYFNELNPIPGSMAYYLWEKTTPRILYTEMIDIIIQGAERRKTKKKGVQEDFGFKALKK from the coding sequence ATGAAGAAGAAACAAATAGCAGTACTCTTCGGTGGAAGGTCGGTAGAACATGAGATCTCGATAATAACAGCATTACAGCTTATTGAGGCAATGGATACTACGCGCTACGACGCCATACCAGTATATGTCGACCAAAAAGGTAAGTGGTATTGCGGCGAGAAACTCTACGACAAAGATTTCTATCGCACCATGCCAGGAAGCCTAAAAGATGTTGCTCAAGTAACGCTGATGCCACACCCCAGAAGCCAAGGACTCACCGTTGTAGACAAAAAAAATAAGACGATACCCGTCGACGTATACCTCCTAGCTTTCCATGGACAATACGGCGAAGATGGATGTGTCCAAGGCCTGCTGGAACTCGCCGACGCTCCATATACCGGATGTGATGTCATGGCTTCAAGCTTGGCGATGAACAAAGAACATTGCAAAGCCGTCCTTAAAGCCCACGATATCCCCGTATTGCCGGGGATACGGATAAAACGTGACGACGCACAGCGCTCTTTTAACGACGTACGTACGAAGATCTTCGCGACGAAAGGACTAGAGACGTTTCCGCTCTTCGTGAAACCATGCCACCTAGGGTCTAGCGTCGGCATAGGAAAAGCATCAGACATGCCTTCTCTCAACGCCGCCCTCGCCAATGCTTTTAAGTACGACACCGAGATCATCGTAGAGAAATGTGTCGAAGAGCTTCTGGAGGTGAATATCTCCGTCATCGAAGGCGATACACCAAAAGCGTCGGCGGTGGAGATCCCTATATCATCAGGCGACGCCCTATCATACGAAGATAAATACCTTCGCGGTGGTAAGAACAAAGGAAAGTCTAATACACAAGGAATGGCAGGACTGACAAGAGATATCGACCCGCAAAATCTCGACGTAGCGATAAAAGAAAAGATCAGAGAATACGCCCTCAAAGCTTACGATATAATAGGATGCGGAGGCGTAGTGCGCTTCGACTTCATGGTGGACACCGCTAACGACGCTATATACTTCAACGAGCTTAACCCAATACCAGGCTCTATGGCATACTACCTTTGGGAAAAGACGACGCCAAGAATTCTGTATACCGAGATGATAGATATCATAATACAAGGCGCAGAACGCCGCAAAACTAAGAAAAAAGGCGTGCAAGAAGACTTTGGCTTCAAAGCACTGAAAAAATAA
- a CDS encoding phospho-N-acetylmuramoyl-pentapeptide-transferase has translation MFLFLINFFQNTLGIKIPAVFGYYSTRMMLAAVTSMLLSIFLGPWFIRKLYECKIGQKIRKEECPLLGELHKKKENTPTMGGVLIIAVMIVSLLLWMNITNAFTLVLLVTTIYLGAVGGYDDFLKLKYKNPRGLSSKKKFFLQAIFVVIFSGYLLVPAVTESVHVGDWFSPPTAREHVAVYNDDAEAAIENVTLSTQEYVSRLYIPFFKNHVITFAGAGLALLVIFFIFVIAGTSNAVNLTDGLDGLAIGCLFFVAVGLAFVAFVANNTDIARYLNILYIEGSGEIAIYLCSFAGACLGFLWYNGYPAQVFMGDIGSLTFGGIIGVSAVLLRREFLLAIIGAMFVIEALSVIIQVASYKLRNKKRVFLCAPIHHHFEYKGWPETKVVLRFWIISFLFAVIGIATLKFQ, from the coding sequence ATGTTTTTATTTCTAATAAATTTCTTCCAAAATACCCTAGGGATAAAAATCCCCGCAGTGTTCGGATACTATTCCACGAGGATGATGCTGGCAGCAGTGACGTCGATGCTTTTGTCAATATTCCTGGGACCATGGTTTATCAGGAAATTATACGAATGTAAAATAGGACAGAAGATACGTAAAGAAGAATGCCCGCTTCTTGGCGAGCTACATAAAAAGAAGGAAAACACCCCGACGATGGGAGGCGTTCTTATCATAGCCGTTATGATTGTGTCTCTGCTGCTGTGGATGAATATCACAAATGCTTTCACGCTAGTGCTTCTCGTTACGACGATATACCTAGGCGCTGTAGGAGGCTACGACGACTTCCTAAAGCTGAAATATAAAAATCCCCGAGGGCTTTCTTCTAAGAAAAAGTTCTTCTTACAGGCGATCTTCGTAGTAATATTTTCTGGATACCTGCTCGTCCCCGCCGTAACAGAATCTGTACACGTCGGCGACTGGTTTTCGCCACCTACCGCTAGAGAACATGTCGCTGTGTATAATGATGACGCAGAAGCTGCAATAGAGAATGTAACACTATCGACACAAGAGTATGTCTCACGCCTGTATATCCCTTTCTTCAAAAATCACGTTATCACCTTCGCAGGAGCAGGCCTGGCACTGCTTGTTATCTTCTTTATCTTCGTCATCGCAGGGACGTCTAACGCCGTAAACCTCACAGATGGACTCGATGGCCTTGCGATAGGATGTCTTTTCTTCGTGGCCGTAGGCCTCGCCTTCGTAGCTTTCGTCGCCAATAATACGGATATCGCCAGGTACCTAAACATCCTATATATCGAGGGCAGTGGCGAGATAGCAATATACCTATGCTCTTTCGCAGGAGCATGCCTTGGATTCCTATGGTATAACGGATACCCAGCACAAGTTTTTATGGGAGATATAGGGTCCCTGACGTTCGGCGGAATAATAGGAGTGTCAGCAGTACTGCTTAGAAGAGAGTTCCTGCTAGCAATAATAGGAGCGATGTTCGTCATAGAAGCACTGTCGGTGATAATACAAGTCGCAAGCTATAAGCTCCGCAACAAGAAACGTGTATTCCTATGCGCACCAATACACCACCACTTCGAATATAAAGGTTGGCCCGAAACAAAAGTAGTCCTGAGGTTCTGGATAATAAGCTTCCTCTTCGCTGTCATAGGGATAGCGACGCTGAAATTTCAATAA
- the murD gene encoding UDP-N-acetylmuramoyl-L-alanine--D-glutamate ligase — MEALVLGLGKSGTAAAQYLINKKANVIVADNTDVISQCDLDAAKILDTEPLPNVDIVIVSPGVPSNHSLICEAQQRGIEVVGEAELAMRNIDATIVGITGTNGKTTVTLMVTHILNACGKKAHALGNVGEPLINYVLKGYNGIVVAELSSYQLETMSTESLDAAIILNITADHLDRYDSFEDYAAAKMKISSCMKTGAPLYATKKVLQNYSVEAHTFAMTEENKIIFNENIEYIVPVRYRMKAAHDKENIAAAFVLCKNLGVTEEEFFRGLETFVKPPHRVEQVRVLGGVTYYNDSKGTNVAAVVAAVDSVDGDVVLIVGGQDKASPFELWGEALYGKVKNVVAIGEAAETIYDKVSKTIPVAIERSMKGAVIAAQDVAKDGDSVILSPGCASFDMFENYEHRGKEFRKCVLELEEKRL, encoded by the coding sequence ATGGAAGCTCTCGTCTTGGGACTAGGGAAAAGCGGTACGGCAGCAGCACAGTACCTCATAAACAAAAAAGCTAACGTCATCGTCGCTGATAATACCGACGTCATCAGCCAATGTGATCTCGACGCGGCTAAAATCCTCGACACAGAACCACTTCCCAACGTCGACATCGTAATAGTGTCGCCAGGAGTCCCTTCAAACCACAGTCTTATATGCGAGGCACAGCAACGCGGTATCGAGGTCGTTGGAGAAGCAGAGCTTGCCATGCGTAACATCGACGCCACCATCGTCGGTATAACAGGAACCAATGGAAAGACGACAGTGACGCTTATGGTGACGCATATCCTCAACGCTTGCGGAAAGAAAGCACACGCCCTAGGCAACGTCGGTGAACCCCTGATAAACTATGTCCTAAAAGGATATAATGGCATCGTCGTAGCAGAGCTTAGCTCATACCAACTAGAAACAATGTCGACGGAGTCCCTCGACGCCGCTATAATCCTAAACATCACCGCCGACCACCTCGATAGGTACGACTCCTTCGAAGACTACGCCGCTGCAAAGATGAAAATATCCTCTTGTATGAAGACAGGAGCACCATTGTATGCCACTAAAAAGGTACTACAAAATTATAGCGTGGAAGCCCATACTTTCGCCATGACGGAAGAAAATAAGATAATTTTTAATGAAAACATTGAATACATTGTCCCAGTACGGTATAGAATGAAGGCAGCACATGATAAAGAGAACATCGCAGCAGCATTCGTTCTCTGTAAAAACCTCGGCGTCACAGAAGAAGAATTCTTCCGTGGACTCGAGACCTTCGTCAAGCCACCACACCGTGTAGAACAGGTAAGGGTGCTCGGCGGAGTGACATACTATAACGACAGCAAAGGCACAAACGTCGCCGCTGTCGTCGCCGCCGTCGATAGTGTCGATGGTGACGTAGTCCTCATCGTAGGAGGACAAGATAAAGCATCGCCGTTCGAGTTGTGGGGCGAAGCATTATATGGTAAAGTTAAAAACGTTGTGGCTATAGGAGAAGCAGCAGAGACGATATACGATAAAGTCTCCAAAACTATCCCCGTAGCAATAGAAAGAAGTATGAAAGGCGCCGTAATAGCGGCACAAGACGTCGCAAAAGATGGCGACAGCGTTATATTATCGCCAGGGTGCGCAAGTTTCGATATGTTCGAAAATTATGAACACCGTGGGAAAGAGTTTAGAAAATGTGTTCTTGAGCTTGAGGAGAAAAGGCTATGA